From the genome of Phytohabitans rumicis, one region includes:
- a CDS encoding non-ribosomal peptide synthetase produces the protein MTTDREWRPLSVAQEQLWFLDQLRPGAAVDQLLSAALRIRGPLDAGALGAALTQVAARHSILRSRYDTVGDTAGMLVDPIAPVPLPVVDLTALPPAERERELHEVRTTDLRTPIDLHKQAPWRATLVRLAPDDAVLLVIVHHIAFDGLSWGVLARELEALYAAALGRPAPALAPLLTQYHQVARRERERAGGGSAAAALAYWQERLAGLGPLELPADRLRPAQWVPDGASVPVTVPAELAMRLRDLGRAGRATPFMVHLAVFQLLLSRYSGQTDIGVGVSMNTRTGAETARLIGLFLDTVVIRSTVDETGGFPDLVAEVRQRVLEALRHGAPFSEVMSRLSVTRDATRNPVFQAGFDWNTVRREPFRLAGLEVEVCPPVFAGSSFDLSLHLAEHPDGTVVGQFVYPTSLFTQARVERMAASYLRLLRSIAEAPARPVAELDLVPAADRRCFTRWNSTDVARPRQSLPALFLARAQADPDAVAVRAEEQELTYAELADRVRVLAGHLRRHGVTAETPVGVAMHRGLHLPVAVLAVLAAGGTYVPLPPEYPADRLAYMVADSGAALVLTDSTVDDLLDQPDADPGDLPDIDDRQSAYIVYTSGSTGRPKGVVVTHEGIRNRVLWSVQRYGMTAADRLLHKTTIGFDAAVWELLAPLVSGGSVVMAPPDGHRDPAVMTAAIVRHRVTLLQVVPSVLRLLVNEPGLARCTSLRLLCSAGEALPAALARRLVDLLDIEVVNTYGPTECSIDATAATFQPDEAAESVPIGGPLPNIELYVVDRADQLVPVGVPGELRLGGVGLARGYLGRTDLTAARFTPNPYADRPGQRWYHTGDLVRWREDGELEFLGRVDQQIKVNGVRVEPAEIECVLGEHPEITAAVVIGRHTEAGETHLVAYVVPGVPDDLHDHLADRLPAAMVPAQILPVERLPLTPNGKVDRAALLAIGTSTAEAAAGPAPRTPVERDIATAMAEVLGADEIAVTDNFFARGGHSLAAIRLVMRLRRTFGIEMTVGDLFARPTVQGVAEWIGDQLAPAAAIGVTPVPRDRPLPLSFAQQRMWFLDQLTPGTAEYLIPLAVRVHGALDPDRLRRATAAVVRRHEVLRTRYLDRDGEPVQVVDPPGSLAFEQVDLTGRPDAETAGLELLDRASGRPFDLAAEHPLRVTLVRLGPDHHLLLMALHHVAFDAWSMGIFLADLDAAYVADAAPWAGPALQYADFAAWQREQADHSGQLAYWRDRLAGLAPLELLTDRSRGAQRDPSGALLALDVPESLARSVLSLAGDRAATPFMVLLAAFQVLLARYARRSDVAIGTPVAGRTRPETEDLLGLFTNTLVIQCDLAGDPRFVDLLEQVRAVTLDAFAHQDVPFEHVVDAVQPERDLSRNPLFQVMFDVQHLDRFPATLGGAAIEPIRSGPLVSKFDLTLTVQQRAGGRLRCVFEYATELFDRSTVERLAGQYLRLLDSIVAEPRSRLGELELLAGDERHRLLREWPRSGADVIDRLDPAAEHHLCVPQLFEAQVRRTPEALAAVFGTEQVTYAQLDERVNRFARRLRRLGVAAETTVAVCLERSLDAVVVLLGVLKAGGVYTPVDPTQPAERRDYMIADSGARVVVTTGEFAATFDGPYTVVAVDDEAGAGDEAGVDLPTVTDPRNLAYLIYTSGSTGRPKAVMIEHRSYAHHCRVIADAYRITPRDRVVLLSALTFDVAMDQIAATLLAGATIVVGDPVFWAPADLPARLAEHQVTIMEITPAYYREMLEYDVSGLDRLALMNVGSDVVTASDAQRWAATGLPGRFLCNYGPTEATVTCFLHPVDASSPERSEPATAVLPIGRPVAGTRAYVLDPDLRPVPIGVPGELCLGGVRLARGYHGRPELTARQFVPDPLSEEPGARLYRTGDLVRYRPDGAVEFLGRIDQQVKIRGLRMEIGEIEAALARHPSVQAVAVVAAEVTPGDKGLAAYLVLREGPGPNPVELREHLRGLLPENMIPSWWTFLADLPKTSSQKVDRKALPAPRPGTGRALRAPETAAEEIVADIWREVLGLSEVSVDDDFFAVGGHSLLATRVLARLRRAFAVEFPLRQLFESRTVAQLAEAVTDAVEADVAALSDAELDALLTKTVPDTRNDE, from the coding sequence GTGACCACCGATCGTGAATGGCGTCCGCTGTCGGTCGCCCAGGAGCAGCTGTGGTTCCTCGACCAGCTCCGGCCGGGCGCGGCGGTCGACCAGCTACTGTCCGCCGCGCTGCGGATCCGCGGGCCGCTGGACGCCGGCGCGCTCGGCGCCGCCCTGACCCAGGTGGCCGCCCGGCACTCGATCCTGCGCTCGCGCTACGACACGGTCGGCGACACCGCCGGCATGCTGGTCGACCCGATCGCGCCGGTCCCGCTCCCCGTGGTCGACCTGACCGCGCTGCCGCCCGCCGAGCGGGAGCGGGAGCTGCACGAGGTCCGCACCACCGACCTGCGGACCCCCATCGACCTGCACAAGCAGGCACCCTGGCGGGCCACCCTGGTCCGGCTCGCCCCGGACGACGCCGTGCTGCTCGTCATCGTGCACCACATCGCCTTCGACGGGCTGTCGTGGGGCGTGCTCGCCCGCGAACTGGAGGCGCTCTACGCCGCCGCGCTGGGTCGCCCGGCGCCGGCACTGGCCCCGTTGCTGACGCAGTATCACCAGGTCGCACGCCGCGAGCGGGAGCGGGCCGGCGGCGGATCAGCGGCCGCGGCGCTCGCGTACTGGCAGGAACGGCTGGCCGGGTTGGGGCCGCTGGAGCTGCCGGCGGACCGGCTGCGGCCGGCGCAGTGGGTGCCCGACGGCGCGAGCGTCCCGGTCACCGTCCCCGCCGAGCTGGCCATGCGGTTGCGCGATCTCGGACGGGCCGGCCGGGCGACCCCGTTCATGGTGCACCTGGCCGTGTTCCAGCTCCTGCTGAGCCGCTACAGCGGCCAGACCGACATCGGGGTCGGCGTGTCGATGAACACCCGCACCGGGGCGGAGACCGCCAGGCTGATCGGCCTCTTCCTCGACACGGTGGTCATACGCTCCACAGTGGACGAGACTGGCGGGTTTCCGGACCTGGTGGCCGAGGTCCGCCAGCGGGTCCTGGAGGCGCTACGGCACGGCGCACCGTTCAGCGAGGTCATGTCGCGCCTGAGCGTGACGCGCGACGCCACCCGCAATCCCGTTTTCCAAGCCGGGTTCGACTGGAACACCGTGCGGCGGGAGCCGTTCCGCCTGGCCGGGCTGGAGGTCGAGGTCTGCCCGCCCGTTTTCGCCGGCTCCAGCTTCGACCTGTCGCTGCATCTTGCCGAGCACCCGGACGGCACCGTCGTCGGCCAGTTCGTCTACCCGACGAGCCTGTTCACCCAGGCCCGCGTCGAGCGGATGGCCGCGAGCTACCTGCGGCTGCTGCGGTCGATCGCCGAGGCCCCCGCCCGTCCGGTCGCGGAGCTGGACCTGGTGCCGGCGGCGGATCGGCGGTGCTTCACCCGGTGGAACAGCACCGACGTGGCCCGGCCGCGCCAGAGCCTGCCGGCGCTGTTCCTGGCCCGGGCGCAGGCCGATCCGGACGCGGTGGCCGTACGCGCCGAAGAGCAGGAGCTCACCTACGCCGAGCTCGCCGACCGGGTCCGGGTCCTCGCCGGGCACCTGCGCCGGCACGGCGTGACGGCCGAGACGCCGGTGGGCGTGGCCATGCACCGAGGGCTGCATCTGCCGGTGGCCGTGCTCGCGGTCCTCGCCGCCGGCGGGACGTACGTGCCGCTGCCACCGGAGTATCCGGCCGACCGCCTCGCGTACATGGTCGCCGACTCCGGCGCGGCGCTGGTCCTCACCGACTCCACAGTGGACGACCTGCTCGATCAGCCTGATGCCGACCCAGGCGATCTTCCGGACATCGATGACAGGCAGTCCGCCTACATCGTCTACACGTCCGGTTCGACCGGCCGGCCCAAGGGCGTGGTCGTCACCCACGAGGGCATCCGCAACAGGGTGCTCTGGTCGGTGCAACGGTACGGGATGACCGCGGCCGACCGCCTGCTGCACAAAACCACCATCGGGTTCGACGCGGCGGTGTGGGAACTGCTGGCCCCGCTCGTGTCCGGTGGGTCGGTCGTCATGGCCCCGCCCGACGGGCACCGCGACCCGGCGGTGATGACGGCCGCGATAGTCCGGCACCGGGTCACCCTCCTGCAGGTCGTCCCGTCCGTCCTGCGCCTGCTTGTCAACGAGCCCGGACTCGCCCGGTGCACCTCGCTGCGCCTGCTCTGCTCGGCCGGCGAGGCCCTCCCGGCGGCACTGGCCCGGCGGCTCGTCGACCTGCTCGACATCGAGGTGGTCAACACGTACGGACCGACCGAGTGCTCGATCGACGCGACGGCCGCGACGTTCCAGCCCGACGAGGCGGCGGAGAGCGTGCCGATCGGCGGTCCCCTGCCCAACATCGAGCTGTACGTGGTCGACCGGGCCGACCAACTGGTCCCGGTCGGGGTGCCCGGCGAGCTGCGGCTCGGCGGCGTCGGGCTGGCGCGCGGATACCTCGGCCGGACCGACCTCACCGCCGCCCGGTTCACGCCGAACCCGTACGCCGACCGGCCCGGCCAGCGCTGGTACCACACCGGGGACCTGGTCCGGTGGCGCGAGGACGGCGAGCTGGAGTTCCTCGGCCGCGTCGACCAGCAGATCAAGGTCAACGGGGTACGCGTCGAGCCGGCGGAGATCGAGTGCGTGCTGGGTGAGCACCCGGAGATCACCGCCGCCGTGGTGATCGGGCGGCACACCGAGGCGGGCGAGACGCACCTCGTCGCGTACGTGGTGCCCGGGGTGCCCGACGATCTCCACGACCACCTGGCCGACCGGCTGCCCGCCGCCATGGTGCCCGCGCAGATCCTTCCGGTCGAGCGCCTGCCGCTCACGCCGAACGGCAAGGTGGACCGGGCGGCACTGCTCGCCATCGGGACCAGCACCGCCGAGGCGGCGGCGGGGCCCGCACCTCGTACACCGGTGGAACGCGACATCGCCACCGCGATGGCCGAGGTCCTGGGCGCCGACGAGATCGCGGTCACCGACAACTTCTTCGCCCGTGGCGGGCACTCGCTGGCGGCCATCCGCCTGGTCATGCGACTGCGCCGGACGTTCGGCATCGAGATGACGGTGGGCGACCTCTTCGCCAGGCCGACGGTGCAGGGGGTGGCCGAGTGGATCGGCGACCAGCTCGCCCCGGCCGCCGCGATCGGGGTCACACCGGTCCCCCGGGACCGTCCGTTGCCGCTGTCCTTCGCCCAGCAACGGATGTGGTTCCTCGACCAGCTCACCCCGGGCACGGCCGAATACCTCATCCCCTTGGCGGTACGGGTACACGGCGCGCTCGATCCGGACCGGTTGCGCCGGGCGACGGCGGCGGTGGTACGCCGGCACGAGGTGCTGCGCACCCGATACCTGGACCGGGACGGCGAGCCCGTGCAGGTCGTCGACCCGCCCGGGAGCCTCGCGTTCGAGCAGGTCGACCTGACCGGGCGGCCGGACGCCGAGACGGCCGGCCTGGAGCTGCTCGACCGCGCCTCCGGCCGGCCCTTCGACCTCGCCGCGGAGCATCCCCTGCGGGTCACGCTCGTCCGGCTCGGACCCGACCACCACCTGCTCCTCATGGCGCTGCACCACGTCGCGTTCGACGCCTGGTCCATGGGCATCTTCCTGGCCGACCTCGACGCGGCCTACGTCGCCGACGCCGCCCCGTGGGCCGGCCCGGCCCTGCAGTACGCGGACTTCGCGGCCTGGCAACGGGAGCAGGCCGACCACAGTGGACAGTTGGCGTACTGGCGGGATCGGCTGGCCGGGCTCGCGCCGCTGGAGCTGCTGACCGACCGGTCGCGGGGAGCACAGCGCGACCCGAGCGGCGCCCTGCTGGCGTTGGACGTGCCCGAGTCGCTCGCCCGCTCCGTCCTCTCCCTCGCCGGCGACCGCGCCGCCACACCGTTCATGGTGCTGCTGGCCGCCTTCCAGGTGCTGCTGGCCCGCTACGCGCGCCGGAGCGACGTCGCCATCGGGACGCCGGTGGCCGGCCGGACCCGGCCGGAGACCGAGGATCTGCTGGGCCTGTTCACCAACACCCTGGTCATCCAGTGTGACCTGGCGGGCGACCCCCGCTTCGTCGACCTGCTGGAGCAGGTGCGGGCGGTGACCCTGGACGCCTTCGCGCACCAGGACGTCCCGTTCGAGCATGTTGTCGACGCGGTCCAGCCGGAGCGGGACCTGTCCCGCAACCCGCTGTTCCAGGTCATGTTCGACGTACAGCATCTGGACCGGTTCCCGGCCACGCTCGGCGGAGCCGCCATCGAGCCGATCCGATCGGGCCCGCTGGTGTCGAAGTTCGACCTGACCTTGACCGTCCAGCAGCGGGCCGGCGGCCGGTTGCGCTGCGTCTTCGAGTACGCCACCGAACTGTTCGACCGGAGCACCGTCGAACGGCTGGCCGGGCAGTACCTGCGGCTCCTGGACAGCATCGTCGCCGAGCCGCGCAGCCGCCTGGGCGAGCTGGAACTACTGGCCGGCGACGAGCGGCACCGGCTGCTGCGGGAGTGGCCGCGGTCCGGCGCCGACGTCATCGACCGGCTCGACCCCGCCGCCGAGCACCACCTGTGCGTGCCACAGCTCTTCGAGGCCCAGGTGCGGCGCACACCGGAGGCGCTCGCCGCGGTGTTCGGCACCGAGCAGGTGACATACGCGCAGCTCGACGAGCGCGTCAACCGGTTCGCCCGCCGCCTTCGCCGGCTCGGCGTGGCCGCGGAGACGACGGTCGCGGTGTGCCTGGAACGCAGCCTCGACGCGGTCGTCGTCCTGCTCGGGGTGCTCAAGGCCGGCGGCGTGTACACGCCCGTGGACCCTACCCAGCCGGCGGAGCGCCGCGACTACATGATCGCCGACTCCGGCGCCCGGGTGGTGGTCACCACCGGCGAGTTCGCCGCGACCTTCGACGGCCCGTACACGGTCGTCGCCGTCGACGACGAGGCCGGCGCCGGCGACGAAGCGGGCGTCGACCTACCGACCGTCACGGATCCGCGCAACCTCGCCTATCTCATCTACACGTCCGGCTCCACCGGACGGCCGAAGGCGGTGATGATCGAGCATCGGTCGTACGCCCACCACTGCCGGGTCATCGCCGACGCCTACCGCATCACGCCGCGCGACCGGGTGGTGCTGCTGTCGGCGCTCACCTTCGACGTGGCGATGGACCAGATCGCGGCCACGCTGCTGGCCGGCGCGACGATCGTGGTCGGCGACCCGGTCTTCTGGGCGCCGGCCGACCTGCCCGCACGGCTCGCCGAGCACCAGGTCACGATCATGGAGATCACGCCGGCGTACTACCGGGAGATGCTCGAGTACGACGTGAGCGGGCTGGACCGGCTCGCGCTCATGAACGTCGGCAGCGACGTGGTCACCGCCTCGGACGCGCAGCGGTGGGCGGCGACCGGGCTGCCCGGCCGGTTCCTGTGCAACTACGGTCCGACCGAGGCGACCGTCACCTGCTTCCTGCACCCGGTGGACGCCTCGTCGCCGGAACGGTCCGAGCCCGCCACCGCGGTGCTGCCGATCGGCCGACCCGTGGCCGGCACCAGGGCGTACGTGCTCGATCCCGACCTACGGCCGGTCCCGATCGGCGTACCGGGCGAGCTGTGCCTGGGTGGCGTGCGGCTCGCCCGCGGATACCACGGCCGGCCGGAGCTGACCGCGCGGCAGTTCGTGCCCGATCCGCTGTCCGAGGAACCGGGCGCGCGCCTCTACCGCACCGGCGACCTGGTGCGGTACCGCCCGGACGGTGCGGTCGAGTTCCTCGGCCGGATCGACCAGCAGGTCAAGATCCGCGGTCTGCGCATGGAGATCGGCGAGATCGAGGCCGCGCTGGCCCGGCACCCCTCGGTCCAGGCCGTGGCCGTCGTCGCGGCCGAGGTGACGCCGGGCGACAAGGGACTCGCCGCCTACCTGGTGCTCCGCGAGGGACCGGGGCCGAACCCGGTCGAACTCCGCGAACACCTGCGGGGCCTGCTGCCGGAGAACATGATCCCGTCGTGGTGGACCTTCCTGGCGGATCTGCCGAAGACGTCGAGCCAGAAGGTCGACCGCAAGGCGCTGCCGGCGCCCCGACCCGGCACGGGAAGGGCGCTGCGGGCGCCGGAGACGGCGGCCGAAGAGATAGTCGCGGACATCTGGCGGGAGGTGCTCGGACTGAGCGAGGTCAGCGTGGACGACGACTTCTTCGCCGTCGGCGGGCACTCCCTGCTCGCCACCCGGGTCCTCGCCCGCCTGCGCCGGGCCTTCGCGGTCGAGTTCCCGCTGCGCCAACTGTTCGAGTCCAGGACGGTCGCCCAGCTGGCCGAAGCGGTCACGGACGCGGTCGAGGCCGACGTCGCCGCGCTCTCCGACGCGGAGCTGGATGCCCTGCTGACGAAGACCGTCCCGGACACGCGGAACGACGAGTGA
- a CDS encoding TauD/TfdA family dioxygenase: MRIPATLGLPVVMTPDTPGTAISSGSTLDVPSLRRHLREHGAVLLRGYGVGGVDGFDSAVRAIAGSPLPYTERSSPRSTIAGNVYTSTDYPPNEEIFLHNENSYQARWPLTLFFYCLRPPDTLGATPLADTREVYRAIDPAVREEFAVRGWMVVRNFSSGYGVAWQQVFGTDDRSEVVAYCTRNGMEAEWVGARDLRTRACRRAVHQHPVTGDTVWFNHVTFFHVTTLAPDVCAGLREMLDEADLPTNTYYGDGAPIPDDVVAHLRAAYRGAQRRFDWQPEDILVVDNMLAAHGREPFTGHRKIAVAMAEAWDPATVDSGDDGRRP; encoded by the coding sequence ATGCGGATCCCAGCCACGCTCGGCTTACCTGTCGTGATGACGCCGGATACCCCCGGGACGGCGATCTCCAGTGGCTCCACACTCGACGTGCCGTCCCTGCGCCGCCACCTTCGCGAGCATGGCGCGGTGCTGTTGCGCGGGTACGGCGTCGGCGGGGTGGACGGCTTCGACAGCGCCGTACGGGCGATCGCCGGCTCGCCGCTGCCCTACACCGAGCGTTCGTCGCCGCGCAGCACCATCGCGGGCAACGTCTACACCTCCACCGACTACCCGCCGAACGAGGAGATCTTTCTCCACAACGAGAACTCCTACCAGGCACGCTGGCCGCTGACGCTGTTCTTCTACTGTCTGCGCCCGCCGGACACGCTGGGCGCGACGCCGCTGGCGGACACCCGGGAGGTGTACCGGGCCATCGACCCGGCCGTCCGCGAGGAGTTCGCCGTCCGCGGCTGGATGGTGGTCCGCAACTTCAGCAGCGGCTACGGGGTGGCGTGGCAGCAGGTGTTCGGCACGGACGACCGGTCCGAGGTGGTCGCGTACTGCACGCGCAACGGCATGGAGGCCGAGTGGGTCGGCGCGCGGGACCTGCGCACGCGGGCCTGCCGGCGGGCGGTGCACCAGCATCCGGTCACCGGCGATACGGTGTGGTTCAACCACGTGACGTTCTTCCATGTCACGACGCTCGCCCCGGACGTGTGCGCCGGCCTGCGGGAGATGCTCGACGAGGCGGACCTGCCGACGAACACGTACTACGGTGACGGCGCACCGATCCCCGACGACGTCGTGGCGCATCTGCGGGCGGCCTACCGTGGCGCCCAGCGCCGGTTCGACTGGCAGCCCGAGGACATCCTCGTCGTCGACAACATGCTGGCCGCGCATGGCCGGGAGCCGTTCACCGGTCACCGGAAGATTGCGGTCGCGATGGCCGAAGCATGGGACCCCGCCACTGTGGACAGTGGCGATGACGGGAGGCGACCGTGA
- a CDS encoding MbtH family protein produces MLEDQTDERTYQVVVNDEEQYSIWLGDRELPAGWRAEGTRGDRAACLAHIGQVWTDMRPLSLRRHMAETQV; encoded by the coding sequence GTGTTGGAGGACCAGACGGACGAGCGTACGTATCAGGTGGTCGTCAACGACGAGGAACAGTATTCGATCTGGTTGGGCGACCGTGAGTTGCCCGCCGGCTGGCGTGCCGAGGGCACTCGCGGCGACCGTGCGGCATGCCTGGCCCACATCGGCCAGGTGTGGACGGATATGCGCCCGCTGAGCCTGCGCCGCCACATGGCGGAGACTCAGGTTTGA
- the sbnB gene encoding 2,3-diaminopropionate biosynthesis protein SbnB: MLILGAEHVRQLLAGADEEVLAAVRDAYVKHERGQTALPDSVFLRFPPDLRNRIIAKPAYLGGDNPVAGVKWISSFPGNIAAGQPRASGLIVLNSVRTGVPETLLDAAAISARRTGASAALAAATIRSPTPDTGITLVGCGVINGEVLRFVRHALPTVDTVTLFDTDPTRAKAFAADCTQRYDGLKFDVADDIGTALGAHRLVSLATTATTPHLDGEQFRPGTLVLHVSLRDIAATTVLSSTNVVDDVEHVCQASTSVHLAAQQAGHTDFVAATLGGLLLAAEPHRRDERGLTLFSPFGLGILDLAVAELVRRRAVALGVGTAIHDFT, encoded by the coding sequence ATGCTGATCCTGGGTGCCGAGCACGTGCGCCAACTGCTCGCCGGGGCGGACGAGGAGGTGCTGGCGGCGGTACGCGACGCGTACGTCAAGCATGAGCGCGGGCAGACGGCGCTCCCCGACTCCGTCTTTCTCCGGTTCCCGCCCGACCTGCGCAACCGCATCATCGCGAAACCCGCGTACCTGGGTGGCGACAACCCCGTCGCCGGCGTCAAGTGGATCTCGTCGTTTCCGGGCAACATCGCCGCCGGCCAGCCCCGGGCGAGCGGGTTGATCGTGCTGAACTCGGTGCGCACCGGCGTGCCGGAGACACTGCTGGACGCGGCCGCGATCTCGGCCCGCCGCACCGGGGCGAGCGCCGCGCTGGCCGCCGCCACGATCCGCTCGCCGACTCCGGACACCGGCATCACCCTCGTGGGCTGCGGGGTCATCAACGGCGAGGTGCTGCGCTTCGTCCGCCACGCACTACCCACTGTGGACACCGTTACCCTGTTCGACACCGATCCCACCCGGGCCAAGGCGTTCGCCGCCGACTGCACCCAGCGCTACGACGGCCTGAAATTCGATGTCGCCGACGACATCGGGACGGCGCTCGGCGCGCACCGCCTGGTCTCGCTGGCGACCACGGCGACCACGCCCCACCTTGACGGCGAGCAGTTTCGGCCCGGCACCCTGGTGCTGCACGTGTCCCTGCGGGACATCGCCGCGACGACGGTGCTGTCCAGCACCAACGTCGTCGACGACGTCGAACATGTGTGCCAGGCGTCGACCTCCGTGCACCTGGCCGCGCAGCAGGCGGGACACACCGACTTCGTCGCCGCCACCCTTGGCGGTCTGCTGCTCGCCGCCGAGCCGCACCGCCGGGACGAGCGCGGCCTGACCCTGTTCTCCCCATTCGGGCTCGGCATCCTCGACCTGGCCGTAGCCGAGCTGGTCCGCCGCCGGGCAGTGGCACTCGGTGTGGGGACAGCCATCCACGACTTCACCTGA